The DNA sequence CGGCCCGGAGTCGCGCCGACGCGCCGAGCGCAAGGCGCAGGCCGTGGCCGCGGGCGTCGGGGCCACCATCCCGGTCTTCACTGTCGCCGCGGGAGGCGGGGTGCTCGTCGACGTCGACGGCAACTCCCTCATCGACCTCGGCTCGGGCATCGCCGTCACCGGCGTCGGCAACTCGGCCCCCCGCGTCGTCGAGGCCGTCACCGCCCAGGTGGCCGCCTTCACGCACACCTGCTTCACCGTCGCGCCCTACGACTCGTACGTCGACGTGGCCGAGGCGCTGAACCGGCTGACCCCGGGCGACCACGCCAAGCGCAGCGCCCTGTTCAACTCCGGCGCCGAGGCCGTCGAGAACGCGGTCAAGATCGCCCGCCACTACACCGGGAAGCAGGCGGTCGTCGCGTTCGACCACGCGTACCACGGCCGCACCAACCTCACGATGGGGCTCACCGCCAAGAACCAGCCGTACAAGAACGGCTTCGGCCCCTTCGCCCCCGAGATCTACCGCGCCCCGCTGAGCTACCCGCTGCGCGACGGCGGCCTCTCCGGCGCCGAGGCGGCGAAGCGCGCGATCACCATGATCGAGAAGCAGATCGGCGCCTCCAACCTCGCCGCGATCATCATCGAGCCGATCCAGGGCGAGGGCGGCTTCATCGTCCCCGCCGACGGGTTCCTCCCGGCGCTCCAGGAGTGGG is a window from the Leifsonia sp. AG29 genome containing:
- the gabT gene encoding 4-aminobutyrate--2-oxoglutarate transaminase, which gives rise to MTILSTATPALVGGPTLPQERRLVTPIPGPESRRRAERKAQAVAAGVGATIPVFTVAAGGGVLVDVDGNSLIDLGSGIAVTGVGNSAPRVVEAVTAQVAAFTHTCFTVAPYDSYVDVAEALNRLTPGDHAKRSALFNSGAEAVENAVKIARHYTGKQAVVAFDHAYHGRTNLTMGLTAKNQPYKNGFGPFAPEIYRAPLSYPLRDGGLSGAEAAKRAITMIEKQIGASNLAAIIIEPIQGEGGFIVPADGFLPALQEWANANGVVFIADEVQTGFARTGTMFASEQFGIVPDLIVTAKGIAGGLPLSAVTGRAEIMDAPQVGGLGGTYGGNPLACVAALAAIETYEQENLAERAQQIGHILFEKLGALRDADPRVAEVRGRGAMVAIELVDPETGEPDAALTAKVAAAAHAAGVVLLTCGTYGNVIRFLPPLSIPDHLLIEGLDVVAEAVANS